ttCCTTTCACTCAGTTCTCTGTCCTCCTGCCTTTCTTCCTTTCACCTATGTAGAAACGTGACAGGCgctcattcacattcacaggcacaaacaggaaatggcctCAGTAATCTaagaagtacacacacacacacacacacacacactgccaccACAGCGCTGCCCAAATAAAAGGCTTGGGTCATTCTGATGTTGAGCAGACTCATTTATCTGGCGGTTAtaaaatgtgtgcgtgtgctctgAGTAAGAGACGATAATAGTTGAGCTTTGGTAACTgtaatttttttgtttcattcttcAGATTCCCAGTTTCCCATCGACATCTCCTCAGTGAAAAGGGACCACGACTTCTTGGAGCGGGACCTGGTGGAGCCTCTGTGCCGGTACGAGCGGACgcgtgtccgtccgtccgtctttcTTCTGGTTTCTCCTCGGACCCGGTTCTGCAGCTCGGCGCCGGgcgctcctcacctgctgcctgacCTCAGCCTTTAATGAAGTCCCGTCCGTCTCTTCCTCCGACGCCCGGCTTTGATCCGGtcgcctcccctcccctctggctGCAGTCTGGTCTCCCATTCAAAGAGCGCAGACTCCCAGGGGGCAGAACCCGGAGGCTGGGGGTGACGGGGACAGAGTCAGGGGGCGCCACCGCATTCGGCCAGATGGCGGCTTTTCCCACGTCTATGAACCCTCTGTTCTCTCCCGTCATATTGTAAATTCCCCCAGCTTTCACGACTTACTTCACCCCGGACTTtttatctttctctctcctctcttttcacTCTCATCTCTGTAGTgtctgcagtggaggagggTGTGGTAATTACAACGCTAGTGAGTCCTGACAGCTCTGTCGCGAGAGAACACACATCAGAGAACCATAGAACACGCCCACAATGATCTCTCCTGCTCATGAAACGCTCTTtacttgttttttaaaaaggttTCTATGTAAAATGATGATTATAAGAAATACAGTTGATATGTTCTCTACACCGACGTCAACAAAGCCTccaaacagctgcttcctgacTCAGCAAGGGGGAAACAATGAGGGGAGATGTTAAAGGGCGGGGGTGGGTGAGGGGGTGGAAGGGAGGAGCCGGAGGCTGCAGTCCCAGGCTGATGTTCATCCAGGTGAGAGAgtgaaggcagagctggacatatgcatccatccatgagtttccatgtgtgtgtgttgcagacgTCTAAACACTCTGAACAAGTGTGCCTCCATGAAACTGGACGTGAGCCATCCCAAAAAGAAGGTGAGTCAGTGTGGATCAGTCACTGTGCAGCGTGGACCCGACTGAGCGGAACCTTGTCTGATCCACTCACATCCGCTGCATCCGCGCAGGGCGACGACTCTGACGAGGACGACCAGCTGGCCATCAGCAAGCGCTGGACGTTCGAGTGGAGCAGCCGCCGCTGGTCCCGCCTGCAGGACTTCCTGTCGGACGGCGCCAGCAGCCcgacgggccgggccgggggcCCGCGCAGCGCGGCGAGCAGCGAGAGCGCGCTGACCGACCTGAGCGAGCAGGAGGCCGCCGACGCCTCCTCGctgcacagcgaggactcggcGGCCGCCATGCCCGACTCCGTCTCCATGGCGTCGCTCTGCGCCGCCTACCAGCCGCCGGACCTGCCCCACTACAACTCCCTGCCAATCAAGGGCGGGCGCCACGGCCACGCGGGGAGGAGCAAGGCCAAGGAGTTCCTGCGGCGGATGGAGGTCGTGCGCACGTGGGGGCCGTCGACGAGGCGCAAGGGCCCCGGACGCAGGCCGCCGCTGGTCATCAGCGGGCCGGTGCTGCAGGGGGAGGAGCCGCGggccctgcagacgctgcagtgcACTCCCATCAGCCACCTGGAGCCCAGCGCGGAGCAGCGGGCGGACGGCGCCGGGTCCCCTCTGAGCAACGACTGTCCAGACCTGTCCATGATGAGCGTGAGCCCCGGCGCCGAGGCGGCCGGGCCCGCTGGGCCCGCCGGGCCCGCTGGGCCCGCCGGGCCGGGGCCCACCTCGGCCCGGCCCCGCACTGCCAGCAAGAGGGGCAGCGTGTACCTGGAGGACATGGAGCTGCCCTCTCAGGGGAAGAGGACGGACGGGCACTGTCCGTTCGGCCGGAGCCAGTTCCACTCGTACGAGAACCTCCTCATTCACGTCCCCAAGGACCACAAACCCGGCACCTTCCCCAAAGCGCTGTCCATAGAGAGCCTGGTGCCGTCCCCCGGCGCTCGCACCCACACGCCGCCGCCCGGCGCCGACCCGAGCCGGCCCTGGTCCGCCAGGCCCCTGTCCAAGCCCGGCTGCCCCGCGGCCCCCCGGGGCAGCCGGGTGAGCGTGTACGACAACGTGCCCGGCTCCCACCTCTACGCCAGCACCGGCGACCTGCTGGACCTGGGGACGGAGGACGGCCTGTTCCCCCACCTGGACGACGTCATCCAGCACGTCAGCGGCCTGCAGCAGATAGTGGACCACTGGAGCCGCAGCGTGCTGCCCGAGGGCGAGGCGGGGGAGGGCAGGACCACGCCCAGCGACGGCGAGCGCGACGCCGTCTCGCTAAACGACGCCGACTCCACGGGCACCGGCCGCGAGAGGCGGGACTCTGGCGTCGGGGCTTCGCTCACGCGGCCGCGGTGAGTAGCTTCGGTCGGGTCATTCGGGCCCTCTCGGGTTCTGTCTCACCGGTTCCGTCTCGCCCCCCCCCAGGCTCCGGTGGCCCAGCTTCAGGACCTCCGTCCACCTCAACCAGCCGGTGTCGTCGCTGCAGATCAGCAGCCAGTCGGCGGGtcagctcagcctgctgcaGAAGTTCTCCCTGCTGCGCCTCACCGCCATCATGGAGAAGTACTCCATGTCCAACAAACACGGCTGGACCTGGTGAGTGGGGACGAGCATCACCTTATTCATGCTTTTGGAAGAACCTCCTCTCATGCTTTTGGAAACCCATAATACgtcataacccccccccccccacaggtcTGTGCCCAAGTTCATGAAGCGGATGAAGGTGCCGGACTACAAGGAGAAGAGTGTGTTCGGGGTCCCCCTCATGGTTCACGTCCAGCGCTGTGGGTTCCCGCTCCCTCCGTGTCTGCAGCAGGCCCTCGCTCACCTCAGAACCCACTGTCTGGACCAGGTGAGGCGGCGGCTGCTCAGCGTCCGCGCGAGCGTCCGCGCATCTCACTCACTCGCCTCATTCCGCTCTCAGGTGGGTCTGTTCCGCAAGTCTGGCGTGAAGTCCCGCATCCAGGCCCTGAGGCAGCAGTGCGAGCTGTCGCCCGACTCCGTGAGCTACGAGGAGCAGTCGGCCTACGACGTGGCCGATATGGTCAAGCAGTTCTTCAGGGACCTGCCCGAGCCTCTGCTGACCAGCAAGCTGGGCGAGACCTTCCTGCACATTTACCAGTGTGAGTCATCGAGCTGTGACTGCTGGACTGGGCCCACGTCATCGCCAGCGCTGGGGACTGAGCCAGCGTCTCTCTCCTCCGCAGACGTCCCGAcggagcagaggctgcaggcgGTGCGAGCGGCCATTTTGCTGATGCCGGACGAAAACAGGGAGGTTCTGCAGACGCTGCTCTACTTCCTGCGTGACGTGAcggcgctggtggaggagaacCAGATGACGCCGATGAACCTGGCCGTCTGCCTGGGGCCGTCGCTCTTCCACCTCAGCATCCTGAAGAACGAGGCGCTGTCCCCGAGGTGCGCATTTatgcccccctgctgtgcagcagcaccgTTTACGGTCTGAAGGCTAATTAATGAATCGGTCGATTGTGCCCCTTGAGGTCGATACAGAGGAAGTACGCCACAGGCCGACCCGATCAAAAGGACCTGAACGAGAACCTGGCAGCCACGCAGGGCCTGGCACACATGATCGCTGAGTGCCACCACATGTTTCAGGTGACAACCGCTATTTCAAAGCAGCGTTTCACCGAAATATCAAAGTCTATTCCCAGAACCTGACGCCTCGTGTCGCCGCTCCCCAGATCCCGGAGGAGATGGTGAGCCAGTCGCGCAACTCCTACATGGAGGCCGAGCTGATGGCGCCCCCGCTGGACGAGCTGTGCAAGGCCCACGAGGAGGacgtggacgaggaggaggacgaggaggacgaggaaggcTCGTACCACGCGCACCTGGAGAGCCTGGTGCAGAGCCTGCTGAAAGAGGCCAAGGACAGGAGCAAGAGCTGGGTGTCTCGCCCCGGCGCCGACCAGGCGGAGCTGGCGTTCAAGAAGGTGCGCGGCCGTGGGCGGTGAAGCTAGCTGTAAATACAGGATGAACGTAACGGTGGCGTGCTCCGCCCCCAGGTGGAGGACGGAAACCCTCTGCGGCGGTGGCGCGTGTGCGTGGAGGTGCCGGCGGCTCCCGGCGAggtgctgcagcggctgctcagGGAGCAGCGTCTGTGGCGGGAGGAGCTCCAGCAGGAGAAGGTCCTGGAGACGCTGGACAAGCAGACGGACGTGTACCAGTACTCCTGCCGCAGCATGGCCCCGCAGCCCAGCTGCGACTACGTGgtgctgaggtcagaggtcgccaGGGCCCACGgcacgctgctgcagagctaGAGCTaaagtcttcttcttcttcttcttcttcttctcctcttcctcctccacccctcctcttttttcttcttcttcttcttcttcttttgcttcttttttcttcttcttcttcttcttcttttgcttcttcttcttcttcttcttcttcttcttcgtcttcttcttcttcttcgttaTTAgtatttgttatattattattatgaaaagtGTTTTTGATTCCTTATTTTGATCACATTTTATAAAATGATGTTAATTTAATGTGTGATTCAAACCTCTTGTTAAGGGTCAaaggtcttcttcttcttcttctcctcctcctcctcccccctcttctttttttttcttattcttcttcttcttctcccccccctccttcttcttcttctccttctcctcctctgcgccCGCAGGTCGTGGAGGACGGACCTGTGTAAGGGCGCCTGCGCGCTGGTGTGCGTCTCCATCGAGCACGACGACAGCCCACGCGCGGGGGCTGTGAGGGGGGTGGTTCTGGAGTCGCAGTATCTCCTGGAGCCCGCCGGGACGGGGAGGACCAGGCTCACGCACATATCCAGAGTGGACCTCAGGTGCGGGAGGATTTCATTCAAACCGCAGCGACGGTTTAAATCGCTGGCGCCATCATTAACCTGCTTCTGTTGCAGGGGGAAATCTCCGGAATGGTACAACAAAGCTTTTGGGCACCTGTGTGTTAACGGAGCCCAGAGAATCCGCGCTTCCTTCCAGCCCCTGGATCAGACTGGCAGCGAGGCCAAGAGCTGAACCCCCAGACGCGTGGGCTGGGTTTGGGTTCACAGTTGGACGTTCAGTGTCTGTTCACTGCTCTGAGCCTTCACTTTACTGTAAGAGAGTTGTAAAAGTGAGTCTGCATAAGCGTCTGTAAACCACATATcactacttatttattttaaaagccaTTTTTGTACCACAGGGCAGATGTTAGTTTACTGTTACAACGCAGTGATAGATTTTCTATGATTAGCCATTGTACCATGTGCTTTACTGTAAGGACAACACAATATTTCCATTATTTATTACTCCTTTCATCAAAATCCTGATCTACAAATACAACATTTGACAATAACGGGGATCTGATTAAAACATCCATCGATGGCAAGTGTGATCATGAGATGCTACAGTGCTACAGAACACTTCATATTTAATCTGCAGCTCCTTAATATAATGTTATTATGTTTGTTAATGTAACGGAGAACCAAGCTGAGGCTTACACTTAACtatatttaatgtgtttttcagtTGCATGTGTGAGCGTAAATTTAAACGACGACCAGCTTCTCACAGCTAAAAGCAGAACGCCAGGGTTTGCATTGATTCATTTGGAGAATTGATCCCAACGCCGGCTTTTTAAAACGTCGCCTTGTCTGTCTTGAATATATCAAATCAGTTTAAGGTGTGTTTTTGAATCGGATTCAGTCAGATCACTGTAGACTCGCATCACTCAACCTCCAGCGGTTATTAATGGATTCATCCGTTGGCTTTAACGGGACCTCCCTCATCTGCGTCGCCTTCTACCTGCCTTTCTTTCGCCTGTGTCACAAGCACctgctgtgtttattgtttaGCCTTCTGCAAAGACCGTAACAACTAAACTGTGTTAATGGGAACCATCAAGACCAGTTAAACAGGGGTACACGCAAGCACTACACTGTGGGAAGCACTAGGTTGAGGGTTAATAAATACGAGGGACCTGGATCATCTGGACCACTGAAACAGAAACCATGCATGTGCTTTAGCCCCGGACGGATACTCTGTGTTCACTATCATTGTTGAttatacattattaatatttctcTGTCCCTATTTTCAGTGTTAATCTGATCTAAATGAAAGGTTAttttaaagttatttttgtTGCTATATAACTGTATATGTTATCATTGTTGCTGGCTGTCATGTTATACAATGTCTAAGACATGAGCCCATTTCACTGCTTCTgggaagcatgtgtgtgtgtgtgtgtgtgtgtgtgtgtgtgtgtgtgcgtgcgtgcgacgTACAGCCTGTATTGTAAATATCTACAAAGCTTTATGTGCCAGCAAATGAAACATCATAGCTTTCCAGGGTTTTCCTATCATATTGATACGCTGAAATGTGAACGTTCCCCACATCCTGTTGAAGCAATAGCTGTGTGGAAGCTGTTTGCTGGAgaagcactgtgtgtgtgtgtgtgtgtgtgtgtgtgtgtgtgtgtgtgtgtgtgtgtgtgtgtgtgtgtgtgtgtgtgtgtgtgtgtgtgtgtgtgtgtgtgtgtgtgggagagagacaaagagtgAGTGACTCTGACATGAGCCCTCAGCTGTGTGGGTGGAGGCTGAGATCAGCTGAGATCAATATAAAGAACCATTGTTTCTAAAAAAcagagtaaataaaaacatccagaaaaaactgtcttttatttttggtAATGTTAAACAGATTTCCCAGGAGAATATCCCATAAATATTTCCTTTTGTCCTTTGCCCTTGTGTCCATGGAGGGGTGCTGTTTCCCTTCTGAAGACTGAAGGTCATGAATGAGTCTGGAAAGTATGCCATGCAGCGTATTTTTAGCTAACCGAGTGAATGAAGAGTCATGAAAGCATCACCGGGTTCTCCCTGAGGATGTTCTCACTGTTCTCTCTGCACGTCCTTTcaatggatggacggatggagcTAAACCTCCACAGCTCAGATCAATATTCAATCACATTTACCTACTTACTCCAGTTAGATGAGATCTTGCAGAGGGCGATGAAGTTGTCTAAACACGGACcccctcccgtccgtccgtcctctgAGCTGAAGTTTGTCTGTTCTCGTAGCAGAGCACAGATCAGAGAAATATTACTTTACCTCCTACCTCATTTAACATGTCAGTGGTTGTATCTAGAAAGTAGGGCACAATATTACTCCTCCTGAATGCTAATGACCGTCTGCACCGTGGGTGCACTTCAGCTGTACTACTCCACGGGCCCTGATAAATGAGGAACATTATGCTGCAAATTAcagttgaaaaacaaaaacatttctgatgAGGTAAATCAAGCATCGATTTTCTAAGGCGTCCGTCTTATTCTGGAATGCTTTTTGTCAGCAATGACAGTCTTCAGTCTGTCATCCTCCTCGAAACACACTACTGTTATGAATTATTCCTTTAATCAAAGACAACAAGAAACATGACCATGCACAAAGTGTTTCCATCATTAGGAATAGTTCCACTTACAtgctgaataataataataataataataataataataataataataataataataataataataataataataataacagaaacTTATTTACAGACATACTCTTCAGTGAGATCTCACAGCGACCCCTTCTGGAAGACACAGGAACAGCCTGCAACGCCTTTCAAAAGCTTCATCCTATCAATAGACGTCTCTGTGTGCACGCACCGGTTTTTAATCCACACAAATGATAAACATAGATGACTGGTCCACTCAGATCACATTAGTCAAGTGGGGGAGTGGGGAGGAGCGTTAGGGAAGTGAACGGTGATGTCGAAAGGAACTCGTGGCCGTGGGCTGCGACTTAAATCCAGGTTAAAATGCGTGCATTTAAAGCGGAATTCGCTACTGTGCCGTTCTGTCTGCGGTGCATTGGCGGATGTGCAGAAAAATAACACAGGAGAAGTCTTTAAAACGCGGCGGATTTCAGGCGAGTTCACCTTTTGAGACCGATAATTACCTCGGAAGGCAAGTTCccctgaaaattaaaaaaaaaaatgcgtttatttggttttataaAACACTGCAACTAATTCATTTAACAACATTTTTACACACCACCAAATATCTGTTAAGTGAATATTACAGCACATACAGATGGAAGTTGAGGTTTTCCTTTTACTGTTATTAACGTCACACATGCTTTAGATAATAACATAAAT
This Betta splendens chromosome 14, fBetSpl5.4, whole genome shotgun sequence DNA region includes the following protein-coding sequences:
- the stard13a gene encoding stAR-related lipid transfer protein 13 isoform X1, with amino-acid sequence MSEPAPEDSMNGHVEMWKELKVEARCGAVRGASPAETPRCDGEPRSPPPPAQDESVSEPVGAADDCSLDLLRIVKHKPSAIVFSDYDHGTDEQRIGAAGSSGGGESPSSSAEGGREGDDDGEDDYFPASLQYKEFLVSRRRRNLSRNRKSARKRQDAQPRNAASERRRAASDGEPEVTGGEEAEETTRGRRKQAPASDSVTLLMNPLDELDEGTQDGREASSPQLDETDAEPEPEPEPERSTDSPPGRAASRILTQDQGSSRAPDRRRSRPLTRSRPLTRSSLWSPAHLQARRVRAAAWMTSGSAEIEAKEACDWLRAAGFPQYAQLYEDSQFPIDISSVKRDHDFLERDLVEPLCRRLNTLNKCASMKLDVSHPKKKGDDSDEDDQLAISKRWTFEWSSRRWSRLQDFLSDGASSPTGRAGGPRSAASSESALTDLSEQEAADASSLHSEDSAAAMPDSVSMASLCAAYQPPDLPHYNSLPIKGGRHGHAGRSKAKEFLRRMEVVRTWGPSTRRKGPGRRPPLVISGPVLQGEEPRALQTLQCTPISHLEPSAEQRADGAGSPLSNDCPDLSMMSVSPGAEAAGPAGPAGPAGPAGPGPTSARPRTASKRGSVYLEDMELPSQGKRTDGHCPFGRSQFHSYENLLIHVPKDHKPGTFPKALSIESLVPSPGARTHTPPPGADPSRPWSARPLSKPGCPAAPRGSRVSVYDNVPGSHLYASTGDLLDLGTEDGLFPHLDDVIQHVSGLQQIVDHWSRSVLPEGEAGEGRTTPSDGERDAVSLNDADSTGTGRERRDSGVGASLTRPRLRWPSFRTSVHLNQPVSSLQISSQSAGQLSLLQKFSLLRLTAIMEKYSMSNKHGWTWSVPKFMKRMKVPDYKEKSVFGVPLMVHVQRCGFPLPPCLQQALAHLRTHCLDQVGLFRKSGVKSRIQALRQQCELSPDSVSYEEQSAYDVADMVKQFFRDLPEPLLTSKLGETFLHIYQYVPTEQRLQAVRAAILLMPDENREVLQTLLYFLRDVTALVEENQMTPMNLAVCLGPSLFHLSILKNEALSPRSIQRKYATGRPDQKDLNENLAATQGLAHMIAECHHMFQIPEEMVSQSRNSYMEAELMAPPLDELCKAHEEDVDEEEDEEDEEGSYHAHLESLVQSLLKEAKDRSKSWVSRPGADQAELAFKKVEDGNPLRRWRVCVEVPAAPGEVLQRLLREQRLWREELQQEKVLETLDKQTDVYQYSCRSMAPQPSCDYVVLRSWRTDLCKGACALVCVSIEHDDSPRAGAVRGVVLESQYLLEPAGTGRTRLTHISRVDLRGKSPEWYNKAFGHLCVNGAQRIRASFQPLDQTGSEAKS
- the stard13a gene encoding stAR-related lipid transfer protein 13 isoform X3 — translated: MTAQRKSAKLQLRRSISEQLRDSTSKAWDLLWRNVRERRLAEIEAKEACDWLRAAGFPQYAQLYEDSQFPIDISSVKRDHDFLERDLVEPLCRRLNTLNKCASMKLDVSHPKKKGDDSDEDDQLAISKRWTFEWSSRRWSRLQDFLSDGASSPTGRAGGPRSAASSESALTDLSEQEAADASSLHSEDSAAAMPDSVSMASLCAAYQPPDLPHYNSLPIKGGRHGHAGRSKAKEFLRRMEVVRTWGPSTRRKGPGRRPPLVISGPVLQGEEPRALQTLQCTPISHLEPSAEQRADGAGSPLSNDCPDLSMMSVSPGAEAAGPAGPAGPAGPAGPGPTSARPRTASKRGSVYLEDMELPSQGKRTDGHCPFGRSQFHSYENLLIHVPKDHKPGTFPKALSIESLVPSPGARTHTPPPGADPSRPWSARPLSKPGCPAAPRGSRVSVYDNVPGSHLYASTGDLLDLGTEDGLFPHLDDVIQHVSGLQQIVDHWSRSVLPEGEAGEGRTTPSDGERDAVSLNDADSTGTGRERRDSGVGASLTRPRLRWPSFRTSVHLNQPVSSLQISSQSAGQLSLLQKFSLLRLTAIMEKYSMSNKHGWTWSVPKFMKRMKVPDYKEKSVFGVPLMVHVQRCGFPLPPCLQQALAHLRTHCLDQVGLFRKSGVKSRIQALRQQCELSPDSVSYEEQSAYDVADMVKQFFRDLPEPLLTSKLGETFLHIYQYVPTEQRLQAVRAAILLMPDENREVLQTLLYFLRDVTALVEENQMTPMNLAVCLGPSLFHLSILKNEALSPRSIQRKYATGRPDQKDLNENLAATQGLAHMIAECHHMFQIPEEMVSQSRNSYMEAELMAPPLDELCKAHEEDVDEEEDEEDEEGSYHAHLESLVQSLLKEAKDRSKSWVSRPGADQAELAFKKVEDGNPLRRWRVCVEVPAAPGEVLQRLLREQRLWREELQQEKVLETLDKQTDVYQYSCRSMAPQPSCDYVVLRSWRTDLCKGACALVCVSIEHDDSPRAGAVRGVVLESQYLLEPAGTGRTRLTHISRVDLRGKSPEWYNKAFGHLCVNGAQRIRASFQPLDQTGSEAKS
- the stard13a gene encoding stAR-related lipid transfer protein 13 isoform X2 — protein: MEAVGTSMTSMDGKNSPERSNAANTTGTAGDGAFMGDATAGNVTHDHVDELWVEAGGGGDVDVPDATDRGAEAQGPDSESDGDAEPTLLDAMTPDGRDHYLRLGDTPRRRSALRLSRIIARRQLLQRLEQEIEAKEACDWLRAAGFPQYAQLYEDSQFPIDISSVKRDHDFLERDLVEPLCRRLNTLNKCASMKLDVSHPKKKGDDSDEDDQLAISKRWTFEWSSRRWSRLQDFLSDGASSPTGRAGGPRSAASSESALTDLSEQEAADASSLHSEDSAAAMPDSVSMASLCAAYQPPDLPHYNSLPIKGGRHGHAGRSKAKEFLRRMEVVRTWGPSTRRKGPGRRPPLVISGPVLQGEEPRALQTLQCTPISHLEPSAEQRADGAGSPLSNDCPDLSMMSVSPGAEAAGPAGPAGPAGPAGPGPTSARPRTASKRGSVYLEDMELPSQGKRTDGHCPFGRSQFHSYENLLIHVPKDHKPGTFPKALSIESLVPSPGARTHTPPPGADPSRPWSARPLSKPGCPAAPRGSRVSVYDNVPGSHLYASTGDLLDLGTEDGLFPHLDDVIQHVSGLQQIVDHWSRSVLPEGEAGEGRTTPSDGERDAVSLNDADSTGTGRERRDSGVGASLTRPRLRWPSFRTSVHLNQPVSSLQISSQSAGQLSLLQKFSLLRLTAIMEKYSMSNKHGWTWSVPKFMKRMKVPDYKEKSVFGVPLMVHVQRCGFPLPPCLQQALAHLRTHCLDQVGLFRKSGVKSRIQALRQQCELSPDSVSYEEQSAYDVADMVKQFFRDLPEPLLTSKLGETFLHIYQYVPTEQRLQAVRAAILLMPDENREVLQTLLYFLRDVTALVEENQMTPMNLAVCLGPSLFHLSILKNEALSPRSIQRKYATGRPDQKDLNENLAATQGLAHMIAECHHMFQIPEEMVSQSRNSYMEAELMAPPLDELCKAHEEDVDEEEDEEDEEGSYHAHLESLVQSLLKEAKDRSKSWVSRPGADQAELAFKKVEDGNPLRRWRVCVEVPAAPGEVLQRLLREQRLWREELQQEKVLETLDKQTDVYQYSCRSMAPQPSCDYVVLRSWRTDLCKGACALVCVSIEHDDSPRAGAVRGVVLESQYLLEPAGTGRTRLTHISRVDLRGKSPEWYNKAFGHLCVNGAQRIRASFQPLDQTGSEAKS